DNA sequence from the Streptomyces tsukubensis genome:
TCGGAGGTGGCCGCGGTGACCGTCCCGACGGTCCGGTCGACGACCTGCGCCAGCAGATCCGGCTTGCCGCGGAAGTGGCGGTACAGCGCGGGCGCGGTGATCCCCACGGCTCCGGCGACATCGGCCACCGAGACATTGTGGTAGCCCCGGTCGCGGAAGAGCTCCGCGGCGGCCGTGACGATCCGTTCCTTGCGGTCCGGCGGCCTGCGCGTGACCGCGCGCCGGGTGCTCCCGGCCCGTACGGCCGACCGTCCCCCGCCCGGCTCGGCCGTTGCGGGGGAGGTACGGGGACCCGTGCGGTCGGCGGCGTCGTTCATCCGCACAACGTACCCCAATCGGTGGCTGCGGTGACCCGTTCTTCACCTGTGGTCGGCGGGTCCGGGAGGGCGCTCCGGCTCCAGGAGCCTTGTCCGGACGGGAGTCGCGGCGGAACGTCCCGAGGGAAGTGAAGCGGACATAACGTCGGGCCCGGTGTTCCGGGGTGCGGCAGGTCCGGACCGCCGCCGCGGTCCGGACCGGGTTCCCGCCGCCGCGGGCGGTCCGTCAGACGATGTCGACGACCGTGCGCAGCGCCTCGCCGGAGTGCATCTGGCGGATCGCCTCGTTGATCCCGTCCAGCGGGACGTGGTGGGTGATCATCGACTCCAGGTCGATCCGGCCCGACCGCCACAGCCGGGTGATGGTGGCGTACGTCCGCCGGATGTCGCCGCCGCCGTAGAACGACGGCAGTACCTTCTTCTCGTTCATCACCAGTTCGGCGAGGTTGAGGTCGGTGAGGTCGCTCCGGCTGCCCGCGCCGACCAGACAGACCGTGCCGCCGGGCCGGGCCGCGTCGTAGGCGGCACGAAGGGTTCCCGGCCGGCCGACGGCCTCGAAGGAGTAGTCCGCGCCGAGGCCCCCGGTGGCCCGCTTGACGGCCTCGGCCAGTTCCTCCGGAGCGACCGCCTCGTCCGCGCCGAAGCCGAGCGCCATGCGCCGCCGGTTGGCCGTCGGGTCGACCGCGATGATCCGGGCGGCCCCCGCGACCCGGGCGCCCTGGAGGATGCTCACCCCGACGCCGCCGAGACCGATGACGACGACCGTCGAACCGGGCCGTACCCGTGCCGTGTTCAGGGCGGCACCGATCCCGGTGGTCACCCCGCAGCCGATCAGCGCGGCGATGTCGTACGGCATGTCGTCGGGCACCGGGATCGCGGCGTACCCGGCTATCACGGTCTCCTCGGCGAAGGTCCCGGCGCCCATCATGCCGGGCAGCGGACGGTCCCCGGCCCGGAAGTTGGGGACGGCGAGATTGCCGAAACCGCTGCGGCACAGATGGGTGTCACCGGTCGCGCAGACGGCGCATGTGTCGCAGGGCGGCATCCAGCAGACGATGACCCGGTCGCCCGGCTTCACATGGGTGACGCCCTCGCCGACCTCGACGACCTCGCCCGCGCCCTCGTGTCCGGGCACGAAGGGCGCCGGATGGGCCAGTACCCCGCTCATCGCGGACAGGTCCGAGTGGCAGAGCCCGGCCCGGTGCATCCGGACCCGGACCCGGCCCGGCCCGAAGGAGACCGGGGTCACCTCGGTGACATCGAGGTTCTCGTCCCCGGTGGTGTGAAGAACGGCTGCGCGCATGAAACGTCTCCCGGTGTACGGAGTGGATGAACGATGGGTCGGGGAAATCAGGCCGACGGGGCCGGGGCCGGGGCGGCGGGCTGCGGCAGATTGACCGTCTGGTACTCGACGTACGCCGACAGTCCCTCCGGGCCGAACTCGCGTCCGATCCCGGAGTTCTTGAAGCCGCCGAACGGCGCGGCGAGGTCGAGCCGGAAGCCGTTGACGGAGATCGTGCCGGTGCGCACCCGGCGGGCCACCCGCGCCGCCCGCTCCGGGTCGGCGGAGAACACCGCGCCGGAGAGCCCGTACGCGGAGTCGTTGGCGATCGCCACCGCCTCGTCCTCGGTCTCGTACCGGATCAGACAGACCACCGGGCCGAAGATCTCCTCCCGGGCCACCCGCATATCGTTGGTGACATCGCCGAGCAGGGTCGGGGACACGTACCAGCCGGTGGTGCGGTCCTCGGGCACTCCGCCGCCGGTGAGGACGGTCGCGCCCTCCTTCTTCCCGGTCTCTATCCAGTCGAGGTTGCGCTGCTGCTGGGCCCGGCTCACCATCGGGCCGACGACCGTCTGCGGGTCGGCCGGGTCGCCGACCCGCAGCCCGGCGAAGGCCCGGCCGAGCGCGGCGGCCACCGCGTCGTAGCGGGACGAGTGGACCAGGACCCGGGTCAGCGCGACACAGGCCTGGCCGCTGTTGGCGGCGCAGGTGCCCGCGACGATCGCGGGCAGGGCCACGGCGAGGTCGGCGTCGTCGAGGAGGATCGCCGCCGATTTGCCGCCGAGTTCGAGGGAGACCCGGGTCAGCCGTTCGGCGGCGGCGGCCATCACGGCCCTGCCCGCGGCCACCGAACCGGTGAACGCGATCTTGTCGACGCCGGGGTGGGCCACCAGCGCGGCGCCGGTCTCCCGGCCGCCGGTGACGACGGAGAGCACGCCGTCGGGCAGCCCCGCCTCCGCGCACAGCTCCGCCAGCCAGTTGGCGTCGAGCGGGGTCTCGGCGGCGGGCTTGAGGACCACGGTGCAGCCGGTGAGCAGGGCGGGTGCCAGTTTGGCGGCGATCGTCAGCTGCGGCACGTTCCACGGGGTGACCGCGGCAACCACGCCGACCGGCTCCCGGCGCACCAGGACCGGCCCCCCGGTGCCGGTCCGCTCCTCCTCCGCCACAAACCCCTCGGCGGCGGCCAGCGCGGCCCCGAACGCACCGACGGCGGAGAGCGCCTGGCCGCGGACCGAGAACAGCATCGGCGAGCCGTTCTGAAGGCTGACCAGCTCGGCGAGCTCCTGGTGGCGGGCGGCCAGCAGATCGCGGATCCGGGCGACCACCGCCACCCGTTCGGCCTGCGGGAGGCGCGGCCAGGGGCCGTGGTCGAAGGCCTCACGGGCCGCCGTGACGGCCCGGTCGACGTCCTCGGGCCCGGCCTCCGGGACCCGGCCGACGATCCGCTCGGTCACCGGGGACACGATCTCGACGGTCCCGGATCCCGAGGGGGCGGTCCACCGGCCGCCGATGAACAGCTTGTCGTACTCCACTGGTGCGGTGGTCATGCGGAACTCCTCGGTACGGCGGAACGGTGGTGAGGGTGAAGGGACAAGCAGGCTCAGCAGGCCCCGGCGGCGGGGTCCAGCCTGCGGCGGAGCTCGGTCTTGAGGACCTTGCCGGTCGGTGTCAGCGGCAGTGCGTCGACCAGACGCGCCTCGCGGACCCGCTGGTACGGCGCGACCCGCTCGGCGACATGAGCCAGCAGTTCGTCGATGAAGGCGTCGGAGTGCGCCGCCCGGTCCCGGGCGGCGGGTTCGAGGACCACGAAGGCGACGGGGATCTCCCCGGCGACCGGATCGGGCCGTCCGACGACGGACGCCTGGGAGACCGCGGGGTGCGAGCAGAGCACGTCCTCCAGTGGCTGCGGATAGACGTTGTAGCCCTTGTAGATCAGCATGTCCTTGGCCCGGCCCACCAGGAACAGGAATCCGTCGGTGTCCAGCCGCCCGATATCGCCGGTGCGCAGCCAGCCGTCCACGAACTGCTCGGCCGTCAGCCCGGGTTCGTCCTGGTAGCCGTCCGTGACCTGGGGGCCGCGTACCCAGATCTCGCCCGCTTCCCCGACCGGGCGGACGGTGGTCCCGTCCTCGGCGCGGATCTCCAACTCGGTCCCGGGGACCGCCGAACCGACGGACCCCTCGGGCGGCCGGACGCCCGGGGCCGCCATCGTCACGCCCATGGTCGCCTCGCTCAGCCCGTACCCCTCGTTGACGGCGGCGTTCGGCAGCGCGGCGCGGAGCCGGGCGAGGGCGCCCGGGTCGATCGGCGCGGCCCCCGAGGTGACCATCCGCACGGACGACAGATCGCGCCTGCCCAGCTCGGGGCTGCGCAGCATCGCGTAGTACATGGCGGGGGAACCGGAGATATGGGTGACGCCGTGGGACTCGATGTCCTGAAGGAAGCGGTCGGCGTCGAACCGGCCGCCGGTGATCACACAGACGGCGCCGAGCAGGGTGTTGGAGTTGTGGCCGATCAGCCCGAGCCCGTGGAAGAGGGGAGCGACGGCGATGTTCACACAGTCGCCCGGAACGATGCTCTGGTCCAGCGCGTCGGCCGACCGTTCGAGCCGCAGGCCGCCGTTCTCGTCGAGGAAGAACCGCGAGCAGGAGCGCAGGGGCACGGACTGGAGCACGTTGGCGACGATGTTGCGGTGAAGGACCCGGACGGCCTTGGTGCGCCCGGTGGTGCCGCCGGTGAGCTGGAGGTGGGCGACCAGATCCGGGTCGGGACGGTAGCCGTCGAGGGGGGCCGCGGCCAGCAGCGCGGCGAGCGGAATCCAGGTCCCGGGCAGTTCCGTGTCGTCGGGGGCGGGGCTGACGGCGGTGCCGGGGACGTGGATCACCGGTCCGGCCGCGGTGAGCACCTGCGCGGTCGCCGCGGAAACGGCGGCCGACGGATGGGTGAAGACGGCCCGGGCCCCGCAGTCGGCCAGCTGGCTGCGGAGCGCCTCGGGCGGCTGCGCCGGGTTGAGGGGCGCGACGGTCAGCCCGGCACAGAGCGCCCCGTAGTAGGCGACGACGTACCAGAGGGTGTTGGGCAGGTGCATGGCGACGACATCGCCGGGGCCCAGCCCTCGGGCGCGCAGTCCGCCGGCCACCCTCAGGGCCGCGTCGTGCAGTTCGGCGTAGGTCAGTGTCTCCGCGCCGTCGCGCAGGGCGATGCGCTCGGGGTACGCACCGGCCGAGCCGGTCAGGAAGGCGTCGGCGCCGACCCGGGGCAGCTCGGGGAGGGAGGTCGGATACGGGGGCCGGGCAGGGGTCACGGGTTCTCCTGGTGACTGGCGGAAGGAGTTGGTCCGGTGCGCGTTCAGTGAACAGTCGATAGCTGCTATGTCTCGCAAGTGCCCAGGGGAAACAGGGCTGTTGGCGAGTGAAAGCCGAGGAAATGGTGGCTTTTCGGGCTGCTTGATAGAGACGAAGTTAATTCACGCTAACGGCTCTGTCCATGGTTGTCGCGAGATCTTTCGGGCCGGGCGGCCGGCGGG
Encoded proteins:
- a CDS encoding zinc-binding dehydrogenase, yielding MRAAVLHTTGDENLDVTEVTPVSFGPGRVRVRMHRAGLCHSDLSAMSGVLAHPAPFVPGHEGAGEVVEVGEGVTHVKPGDRVIVCWMPPCDTCAVCATGDTHLCRSGFGNLAVPNFRAGDRPLPGMMGAGTFAEETVIAGYAAIPVPDDMPYDIAALIGCGVTTGIGAALNTARVRPGSTVVVIGLGGVGVSILQGARVAGAARIIAVDPTANRRRMALGFGADEAVAPEELAEAVKRATGGLGADYSFEAVGRPGTLRAAYDAARPGGTVCLVGAGSRSDLTDLNLAELVMNEKKVLPSFYGGGDIRRTYATITRLWRSGRIDLESMITHHVPLDGINEAIRQMHSGEALRTVVDIV
- a CDS encoding aldehyde dehydrogenase, with the translated sequence MTTAPVEYDKLFIGGRWTAPSGSGTVEIVSPVTERIVGRVPEAGPEDVDRAVTAAREAFDHGPWPRLPQAERVAVVARIRDLLAARHQELAELVSLQNGSPMLFSVRGQALSAVGAFGAALAAAEGFVAEEERTGTGGPVLVRREPVGVVAAVTPWNVPQLTIAAKLAPALLTGCTVVLKPAAETPLDANWLAELCAEAGLPDGVLSVVTGGRETGAALVAHPGVDKIAFTGSVAAGRAVMAAAAERLTRVSLELGGKSAAILLDDADLAVALPAIVAGTCAANSGQACVALTRVLVHSSRYDAVAAALGRAFAGLRVGDPADPQTVVGPMVSRAQQQRNLDWIETGKKEGATVLTGGGVPEDRTTGWYVSPTLLGDVTNDMRVAREEIFGPVVCLIRYETEDEAVAIANDSAYGLSGAVFSADPERAARVARRVRTGTISVNGFRLDLAAPFGGFKNSGIGREFGPEGLSAYVEYQTVNLPQPAAPAPAPSA
- a CDS encoding class I adenylate-forming enzyme family protein, producing the protein MTPARPPYPTSLPELPRVGADAFLTGSAGAYPERIALRDGAETLTYAELHDAALRVAGGLRARGLGPGDVVAMHLPNTLWYVVAYYGALCAGLTVAPLNPAQPPEALRSQLADCGARAVFTHPSAAVSAATAQVLTAAGPVIHVPGTAVSPAPDDTELPGTWIPLAALLAAAPLDGYRPDPDLVAHLQLTGGTTGRTKAVRVLHRNIVANVLQSVPLRSCSRFFLDENGGLRLERSADALDQSIVPGDCVNIAVAPLFHGLGLIGHNSNTLLGAVCVITGGRFDADRFLQDIESHGVTHISGSPAMYYAMLRSPELGRRDLSSVRMVTSGAAPIDPGALARLRAALPNAAVNEGYGLSEATMGVTMAAPGVRPPEGSVGSAVPGTELEIRAEDGTTVRPVGEAGEIWVRGPQVTDGYQDEPGLTAEQFVDGWLRTGDIGRLDTDGFLFLVGRAKDMLIYKGYNVYPQPLEDVLCSHPAVSQASVVGRPDPVAGEIPVAFVVLEPAARDRAAHSDAFIDELLAHVAERVAPYQRVREARLVDALPLTPTGKVLKTELRRRLDPAAGAC